In one window of Gemmatimonadota bacterium DNA:
- a CDS encoding proline dehydrogenase family protein encodes MMRTGLLWLSEQPQVFRFVRSNPLARKFASRFVAGETVDTAVEAARELNRRKITATLDLLGESITRESEAAQARDTYLQMLDRIGETGVDSNVSVKLTQMGFDISADACLANMTAILERAKARGSFVRLDMEGSAYTQRTLDFFYQKVYPAFGPHVGVVIQSCLRRSTEDVARLVEAKARVRLCKGAYLEPPEVAFPDKADVDRHYVTLMEQLMLRGNYPGLATHDAAIIAHARSFAKAQGIDPARFEFQMLYGVRRDLQDELRGAGFNVRVYVPFGTQWYPYLMRRLAERPANIAFILGNVMREAVRH; translated from the coding sequence ATGATGCGCACCGGCCTACTCTGGCTCTCGGAGCAGCCGCAGGTGTTCCGCTTTGTCCGCAGCAACCCGCTGGCCCGGAAGTTCGCCTCGCGCTTCGTGGCGGGGGAGACCGTGGACACCGCGGTGGAGGCGGCCCGTGAGCTCAACCGGCGGAAGATCACCGCGACGCTCGACCTTCTGGGCGAGAGCATCACCCGGGAGTCGGAGGCCGCCCAGGCCCGGGACACCTACCTCCAGATGCTCGACCGGATCGGCGAGACCGGGGTCGATTCCAACGTCTCGGTGAAGCTCACCCAGATGGGCTTCGACATCAGCGCCGACGCCTGCCTGGCCAATATGACGGCGATCCTCGAGCGGGCCAAGGCGCGCGGCAGCTTCGTCCGGCTGGACATGGAAGGCTCCGCCTACACCCAGCGGACGCTCGACTTCTTCTACCAGAAGGTCTATCCTGCCTTCGGGCCGCACGTGGGGGTGGTCATCCAGTCGTGCCTGCGGCGCTCCACCGAGGACGTGGCGCGCCTGGTCGAGGCGAAGGCACGGGTGCGGCTCTGCAAGGGCGCGTACCTCGAGCCGCCCGAGGTGGCCTTTCCCGACAAGGCCGACGTGGACCGGCACTACGTGACCCTGATGGAGCAGCTGATGCTCCGGGGCAACTACCCGGGCCTGGCCACCCACGACGCCGCGATCATCGCCCATGCGCGGAGCTTTGCGAAGGCGCAGGGGATCGACCCGGCGCGGTTCGAGTTCCAGATGCTCTACGGGGTCCGCCGGGACCTGCAGGACGAGCTGCGGGGCGCCGGGTTCAACGTGCGGGTCTATGTTCCGTTCGGGACGCAGTGGTATCCCTACCTGATGCGTCGCCTGGCCGAGCGGCCGGCGAACATCGCATTCATCCTGGGCAACGTGATGCGCGAGGCGGTGCGGCACTAG
- a CDS encoding HAD family hydrolase, with translation MWSGPRNISTAMMRAWENRPDAWVVDEPLYAHYLTQVAVAHPGVDEVIGHHETDWRLVVAGLTGPIPHGRAIYYQKHMAHHWLPHLQGEWLLALRNAFLIRHPAEMLPSLSAKMGLPILRDTGLPQQLELFRFVRARTGVTPPVLDAEDVLRDPRGLLGEFCARMEVPFSERMLAWPAGRRATDGIWARHWYEAVERSTGFEPWQARPRQVGPELEPLLAECLPLYEELYRHRLGAGA, from the coding sequence ATGTGGTCCGGCCCGCGCAACATCTCCACCGCCATGATGCGCGCGTGGGAGAACCGCCCCGATGCCTGGGTGGTGGACGAACCCCTCTACGCCCACTACCTGACCCAGGTTGCGGTGGCGCACCCGGGCGTGGACGAGGTCATCGGCCACCACGAGACCGACTGGCGCCTGGTGGTCGCCGGCCTCACCGGGCCCATCCCCCACGGCCGGGCCATCTACTACCAGAAGCACATGGCGCACCACTGGCTCCCCCACCTGCAGGGCGAGTGGCTGCTGGCGCTCCGGAACGCCTTCCTCATCCGTCATCCGGCAGAGATGCTGCCGTCGCTGAGCGCCAAGATGGGGCTCCCCATCCTGCGCGATACCGGGCTGCCGCAGCAGCTGGAGCTGTTCCGCTTTGTCCGGGCCCGCACCGGCGTCACCCCGCCGGTGCTCGACGCCGAGGACGTGCTCCGGGACCCGCGCGGGCTGCTGGGGGAGTTCTGCGCTCGAATGGAGGTGCCGTTCAGCGAGCGGATGCTGGCGTGGCCGGCGGGACGCCGCGCCACCGACGGCATCTGGGCCCGGCACTGGTACGAGGCGGTGGAGCGCTCCACCGGGTTCGAGCCCTGGCAGGCGCGGCCCCGGCAGGTGGGACCGGAGCTGGAGCCGCTGCTGGCGGAGTGCCTGCCGCTCTACGAGGAGCTGTACCGGCACCGCCTGGGGGCCGGCGCCTGA
- a CDS encoding biliverdin-producing heme oxygenase produces MTTTAAVSIMDQLRETTAVAHRAAEARPLMRSIGRGTIARAPYVANLEQLLLVHRVLEAALVRAAAAHPAWAGLEVASRLRVPDLEADLTHFGGSLRPEPLPATLLAHAWIAQATPEELLGAFYVTEGSTNGGRFLVKMVARGLELPEGSRAGLQSLDPYGTVQPERWAAYKQAMNGLSLAAPAREAVVAAAQAMFAHLGAVADQVAAQHAM; encoded by the coding sequence ATGACCACCACCGCCGCCGTTTCCATCATGGATCAGCTCCGCGAAACCACCGCCGTGGCGCACCGGGCCGCGGAGGCCCGCCCCCTGATGCGGTCGATCGGGCGCGGGACCATCGCGCGGGCCCCGTATGTCGCCAACCTCGAGCAGCTCCTGCTGGTGCATCGGGTGCTCGAGGCGGCCCTGGTGCGCGCCGCCGCCGCCCACCCGGCCTGGGCCGGGCTCGAGGTCGCGTCCCGCCTCCGGGTGCCCGACCTGGAGGCGGACCTGACCCATTTCGGCGGCTCGCTCCGGCCCGAGCCGCTCCCGGCGACCCTCCTCGCCCACGCCTGGATTGCGCAGGCGACGCCCGAGGAACTGCTCGGCGCGTTCTACGTGACCGAGGGCAGCACCAACGGCGGGCGGTTCCTGGTGAAGATGGTGGCGCGTGGGCTCGAACTCCCGGAGGGCAGCCGGGCCGGGCTGCAGTCGCTGGACCCGTATGGGACGGTGCAGCCCGAGCGCTGGGCGGCCTACAAGCAGGCCATGAACGGCCTGTCGCTGGCGGCCCCGGCGCGCGAGGCAGTGGTGGCGGCGGCCCAGGCGATGTTCGCGCACCTGGGTGCGGTCGCCGATCAGGTCGCGGCGCAGCACGCCATGTGA
- a CDS encoding aminotransferase class IV, whose protein sequence is MQQRFDPRNRDLLVNINGALMHRDQAGVSPFDSVVQGGDAVWEGLRLYQGRIFRLTEHLERLRHSALALAFTQIPAAAAITEEIRKTLAANGMTDGVHIRLTLTRGIKVTSGMDPRLNQAGPTLIVLAEHKPPVYATSGLSLVTASIRRFPPDCLDPKIHHNNLLQSILAKIEANVAGADDALMLDTRGFIAETNATHLFFVEGGRVRTPRTVACPEGITRATVIELCQEHGLPLEITDLSLTEAYRADEAFCSGTMGELAAVTTIDGRRIGAGTVGPITERLAALFRELTGREGTVVAG, encoded by the coding sequence ATGCAACAGCGCTTCGACCCCCGCAATCGCGACCTCCTCGTCAACATCAACGGCGCCCTGATGCACCGCGACCAGGCGGGGGTGAGCCCCTTCGACTCCGTGGTCCAGGGGGGCGATGCCGTATGGGAGGGGCTGCGGCTCTACCAGGGGCGGATCTTCCGCCTCACCGAGCATCTCGAGCGGCTGCGGCACTCGGCGCTGGCGCTCGCCTTCACCCAGATCCCCGCCGCGGCCGCCATCACCGAGGAGATCCGGAAGACCCTCGCCGCCAACGGCATGACCGACGGGGTCCACATCCGGCTCACGCTCACCCGCGGGATCAAGGTGACCAGCGGCATGGACCCGCGGCTCAACCAGGCCGGCCCCACGCTCATCGTCCTGGCGGAGCACAAGCCGCCGGTCTATGCCACCTCGGGGCTCAGCCTGGTGACCGCCTCGATCCGGCGCTTTCCGCCCGACTGCCTCGATCCCAAGATCCACCACAACAATCTGCTGCAGTCCATCCTGGCCAAGATCGAGGCCAACGTCGCCGGGGCCGACGACGCCCTGATGCTCGACACCCGCGGCTTCATCGCGGAGACCAACGCCACCCACCTGTTCTTCGTGGAGGGCGGCCGGGTCCGCACCCCGCGCACGGTGGCCTGCCCCGAGGGGATCACCCGCGCCACGGTGATCGAACTCTGCCAGGAGCACGGCCTCCCGCTCGAGATCACCGACCTCTCGCTCACCGAGGCCTACCGCGCCGACGAGGCCTTCTGCTCCGGCACCATGGGGGAGCTCGCCGCGGTGACGACGATCGACGGCCGGAGGATCGGTGCGGGCACGGTGGGCCCGATCACCGAGCGGCTCGCCGCCCTGTTCCGGGAACTCACCGGCCGCGAGGGCACGGTGGTGGCGGGCTGA
- a CDS encoding DUF393 domain-containing protein: MTPAPDLMFYDGGCGLCHRSVKFVLARDLEGTRFRYAPLQGSTFQAAYDPARRGELPDSVIVRTADGRTLVRSRAALHIAERLGGGWRVLARILGLLPTWLLDGGYDGIARVRGRLFARPEGSCPMLPPELRGRFLP; this comes from the coding sequence ATGACCCCGGCACCAGACCTGATGTTCTACGATGGCGGCTGCGGACTCTGTCACCGGTCGGTGAAGTTCGTGCTGGCGCGGGACCTCGAGGGCACCCGGTTCCGCTACGCCCCGCTCCAGGGGAGCACCTTCCAGGCGGCCTACGACCCGGCGCGCCGGGGCGAACTCCCAGACAGCGTCATCGTGCGCACTGCCGACGGGCGGACCCTGGTCCGGTCGCGGGCGGCGCTCCATATCGCGGAGCGGCTGGGCGGCGGGTGGCGGGTGCTGGCCCGGATCCTGGGGCTGCTCCCCACCTGGCTGCTCGACGGGGGCTACGACGGCATCGCGCGGGTGCGCGGGCGGCTCTTTGCCCGGCCGGAAGGCTCCTGCCCGATGCTGCCCCCGGAGCTGCGGGGGCGGTTTCTCCCCTAG